The Macrobrachium nipponense isolate FS-2020 chromosome 13, ASM1510439v2, whole genome shotgun sequence genome has a window encoding:
- the LOC135225584 gene encoding vitelline membrane outer layer protein 1 homolog yields the protein MKTRVLLLLFTALAWGSGEETTIPVEEIYLSNGLDRGDWGPTDLCAKNSWVSAFEVKYSEEGHIDNTGLNAVRLYCQDKDGGLEGSVISSEGSYGEWKGIRSCPAGEFMVAMRGDVMPYQGTFGDDEGLVNLEMRCSNGTVLDGRFSTGEEQERPEDNLEVARERVVIGGREMEAVHIKATLQNVKTSEYSLWATCSVGNRICGLATEVEHETTFTDDAGLCNIVMYCCTV from the exons GCTCAGGGGAGGAGACCACCATCCCAGTTGAGGAAATATATTTGAGCAACGGGCTTGACAGAGGTGACTGGGGACCTACAGATCTCTGCGCCAAGAATTCCTGGGTCTCAGCCTTCGAAGTCAAG TATTCCGAAGAGGGTCACATTGACAACACGGGGCTGAACGCCGTCAGGCTCTATTGCCAGGACAAGGATGGGGGTCTGGAAGGGAGTGTCATCAGCTCAGAAGGCTCTTACGGAGAATGGAAAG GGATTCGATCATGCCCAGCTGGTGAGTTCATGGTCGCCATGAGAGGTGACGTCATGCCCTACCAGGGCACTTTTGGGGACGACGAGGGCCTGGTCAACCTAGAGATGAGATGCAGCAACGGAACTGTCCTCGACGGGCGGTTCTCCACCGGAGAGGAACAGGAGAGACCAGAGGAT AATCTGGAGGTCGCTCGCGAGAGGGTCGTCATCGGTGGTCGCGAAATGGAAGCCGTTCACATCAAGGCAACACTACAGAATG TTAAGACTAGCGAATACAGCCTGTGGGCCACTTGCTCCGTAGGTAACCGAATCTGCGGATTGGCGACTGAGGTGGAGCACGAGACGACTTTCACCGATGATGCCGGACTGTGCAACATTGTCATGTATTGCTGTACCGTTTAA